In the genome of Ptychodera flava strain L36383 chromosome 13, AS_Pfla_20210202, whole genome shotgun sequence, one region contains:
- the LOC139148400 gene encoding protein BANP-like isoform X2: MTEEHNMSDTDALQMAVSQITNNQDEQEQLIEEPEAKRRKLTPDETMSDASCIKQILFNVNKAICLRLDGIESKLETINLRCKYLEEKLDNMSDSYPKVPDQGGGGEPNTPQQSRSSRSGNSNQNYTPRRQSTIIIGLPQNQHGQDAQTESQVDESAGSQISNASNESSPAPNLGSNVTLITLNSEEDYPQGTWLGDENNIEMRVRTHVTPSDMLHIHSTCRTAEKMALTLLDYLFDRETQACSNISGMGKHGKKQLDPLMIYGIRCHLIHKFGISETDWHRIKQNVDSKCRTAFRRKQKGQSLSVKAFSRKSPTATTIYAHQIHSEEGEEMQAVTQAAVEQMQQMHQQIHIQHVQGDESVVQQTIPEQVTVQVTQSGDAIHIQQGDTIQIQQGEAVAIPQGEIQIAVNPDVQVHEVQQIQGGEIHIQHPAVQLQESQ; this comes from the exons ATGACAGAAGAGCATAATATGAGTGATACAGATGCCTTGCAAATGGCTGTCAGTCAAATCACAAATAATCAAG ATGAACAGGAACAGTTAATTGAAGAACCTGAAGCAAAAAGACGTAAGCTTACTCCTGATGAAACTATGTCCGATGCTTCTTGCATAAAA caaatattgttcAATGTGAACAAGGCAATCTGCTTGAGGTTAGACGGGATAGAGAGCAAACTTGAAACCATCAACCTCAGATGCAAGTACTTGGAGGAGAAACTGGACAATATGAGTGATTCTTATCCTAAAGTGCCTGACCAAGGTGGAGGGGGTGAACCAAATACTCCACAACAATCTAGATCATCCCGGAG TGGGAATTCTAATCAGAACTACACACCACGCAGACAGAGTACAATAATCATTGGATTGCCACAGAATCAACATGGACAAGATGCACAAACAGAATCCCAAG TGGATGAAAGTGCTGGCAGTCAGATATCAAATGCAAGTAATGAAAGCTCACCAGCGCCAAATTTGGGATCCAATGTCACCCTAATTACTCTCAATTCTGAAG aGGATTATCCACAAGGTACATGGCTTGGTGATGAAAATAACATAGAAATGAGAGTGAGAACACATGTTACCCCAAG TGATATGCTACACATCCATTCTACATGTCGGACTGCAGAAAAGATGGCACTAACTTTACTAGACTACCTGTTTGACAGAGAAACACAGGCCTGTTCTAACATTTCAGGAATGGGTAAACATGGCAAGAAGCAACTAGACCCACTCATGATATATGGCATAAGAT GTCATTTAATCCACAAGTTTGGTATCTCAGAGACCGACTGGCACAGAATCAAACAAAATGTGGACTCTAAATGTCGGACAGCATTCCGTAGAAAGCAGAAGGGTCAGTCTCTCAGTGTTAAGGCATTTTCAAGGAAATCCCCCACTGCCACAACAATATATGCCCACCAGATACATTCAGAAGAAGGTGAAGAAATGCAG GCAGTTACGCAAGCAGCTGTTGAACAGATGCAACAAATGCATCAACAGATCCACATCCAGCATGTACAAGGTGATGAGTCTGTGGTACAACAGACTATTCCAGAACAGGTGACGGTTCAAGTGACACAGAGTGGAGATGCCATCCACATACAGCAAGGGGACACCATACAGATACAACAGGGTGAAGCAGTGGCCATACCTCAGGGAGAGATCCAGATAGCTGTCAATCCAGACGTACAAGTCCATGAAGTTCAACAGATTCAAGGTGGTGAAATCCACATTCAACATCCAGCAGTACAGCTTCAGGAATCACAGTGA
- the LOC139148400 gene encoding protein BANP-like isoform X1 → MTEEHNMSDTDALQMAVSQITNNQDEQEQLIEEPEAKRRKLTPDETMSDASCIKQILFNVNKAICLRLDGIESKLETINLRCKYLEEKLDNMSDSYPKVPDQGGGGEPNTPQQSRSSRSGNSNQNYTPRRQSTIIIGLPQNQHGQDAQTESQVDESAGSQISNASNESSPAPNLGSNVTLITLNSEEDYPQGTWLGDENNIEMRVRTHVTPSDMLHIHSTCRTAEKMALTLLDYLFDRETQACSNISGMGKHGKKQLDPLMIYGIRCHLIHKFGISETDWHRIKQNVDSKCRTAFRRKQKGQSLSVKAFSRKSPTATTIYAHQIHSEEGEEMQEQAVTQAAVEQMQQMHQQIHIQHVQGDESVVQQTIPEQVTVQVTQSGDAIHIQQGDTIQIQQGEAVAIPQGEIQIAVNPDVQVHEVQQIQGGEIHIQHPAVQLQESQ, encoded by the exons ATGACAGAAGAGCATAATATGAGTGATACAGATGCCTTGCAAATGGCTGTCAGTCAAATCACAAATAATCAAG ATGAACAGGAACAGTTAATTGAAGAACCTGAAGCAAAAAGACGTAAGCTTACTCCTGATGAAACTATGTCCGATGCTTCTTGCATAAAA caaatattgttcAATGTGAACAAGGCAATCTGCTTGAGGTTAGACGGGATAGAGAGCAAACTTGAAACCATCAACCTCAGATGCAAGTACTTGGAGGAGAAACTGGACAATATGAGTGATTCTTATCCTAAAGTGCCTGACCAAGGTGGAGGGGGTGAACCAAATACTCCACAACAATCTAGATCATCCCGGAG TGGGAATTCTAATCAGAACTACACACCACGCAGACAGAGTACAATAATCATTGGATTGCCACAGAATCAACATGGACAAGATGCACAAACAGAATCCCAAG TGGATGAAAGTGCTGGCAGTCAGATATCAAATGCAAGTAATGAAAGCTCACCAGCGCCAAATTTGGGATCCAATGTCACCCTAATTACTCTCAATTCTGAAG aGGATTATCCACAAGGTACATGGCTTGGTGATGAAAATAACATAGAAATGAGAGTGAGAACACATGTTACCCCAAG TGATATGCTACACATCCATTCTACATGTCGGACTGCAGAAAAGATGGCACTAACTTTACTAGACTACCTGTTTGACAGAGAAACACAGGCCTGTTCTAACATTTCAGGAATGGGTAAACATGGCAAGAAGCAACTAGACCCACTCATGATATATGGCATAAGAT GTCATTTAATCCACAAGTTTGGTATCTCAGAGACCGACTGGCACAGAATCAAACAAAATGTGGACTCTAAATGTCGGACAGCATTCCGTAGAAAGCAGAAGGGTCAGTCTCTCAGTGTTAAGGCATTTTCAAGGAAATCCCCCACTGCCACAACAATATATGCCCACCAGATACATTCAGAAGAAGGTGAAGAAATGCAG GAGCAGGCAGTTACGCAAGCAGCTGTTGAACAGATGCAACAAATGCATCAACAGATCCACATCCAGCATGTACAAGGTGATGAGTCTGTGGTACAACAGACTATTCCAGAACAGGTGACGGTTCAAGTGACACAGAGTGGAGATGCCATCCACATACAGCAAGGGGACACCATACAGATACAACAGGGTGAAGCAGTGGCCATACCTCAGGGAGAGATCCAGATAGCTGTCAATCCAGACGTACAAGTCCATGAAGTTCAACAGATTCAAGGTGGTGAAATCCACATTCAACATCCAGCAGTACAGCTTCAGGAATCACAGTGA